The following DNA comes from Candidatus Equadaptatus faecalis.
CAGCCACAGACTCCGCGCCGGTTTCCGTTACAACGGCAAAGAAAACGAAAACGGAATAAAATTCTTCGGCGGGCTTGCCTACGAATACGAATTTGACGGAACAGCCAAAGGACACATGGGAGAATACGCTCTGCTTGAACCTGACTTCAAAGGCGGAAGCGGAATGGCTGAACTCGGCATTAAATACCACAAAGCGAACAGCCCCTGGAAAGTTGAACTCGGGCTGACAGGCTACACGGGCAAACGCGACAGCATAGGAGCGCACCTGAACGCGTGGTATGAGTTTGGAAAATAGGGCAGCGATAAGTGGTAAGCATTAAGCTGTAAGCTATAAGCTAAATGCTAAATGTATAGTGCAAAATGCAAAGTGAAGAATGAGCAGTAAGCTTGAAGCTAAAAGCAGCAAGCAAAAAAAACGTCATACCGTGCTTGACACGGTATCCAGCGACTTTACGGGCGAAGCCCGT
Coding sequences within:
- a CDS encoding autotransporter domain-containing protein — its product is AYLGAHLGLGYKWSLKDNSNIDTYVKYLWNRQNGDSPTIAGEKFDLDEINSHRLRAGFRYNGKENENGIKFFGGLAYEYEFDGTAKGHMGEYALLEPDFKGGSGMAELGIKYHKANSPWKVELGLTGYTGKRDSIGAHLNAWYEFGK